From Micromonospora echinospora:
GGAACGACAGCACCATGTCGGCGGCCGTGCCGGCCCAGACCGCGACCGGGTCGCGGGGCTTCACCCCGCGTTCGTGCAGCCAGGCCGCCCGGGCGGCGACCATCCGGTCGAGCCGGCCCAGGGTCAGCGGAGTCTCGGCCGGGTGGCCGTCGATCTCGGTGTCGAACGTGAGCCCCGGCCCGTCCGGGTCGGCGCCGTGGGCCAGCACCCGGGCGAGCACGTTGCCCGCGCCCAGTTCCGCGTCGGCCGCGAGCGCGCCACGCAGTCCCTTCGTCCTCATTGACGTGTTCCCTCCCCCAGCAGCACCGCGGTCGCCTCGCCCGGCGTACCGTCCGGTGCCAGTTCGATCAGGATCAGCAGCGCCTGTGCGGCGTCGCCGTCGTACAGCAGCAGGTCCGCCTCGGCCTCCCCCTCGGCACGCGCGTCGCCGGTCGGGCTCAGGCACACCACCGGCCCGTCCAGTCCCCAGCGCGCCGCGACGTGCCCGGCCACGCTGTTCGGCACGGACTGGAAGAAGAACAGCGGCCCGATCCGGTCACCGGCGGCCACCGCGGCCCGGACGTGCGCCGCGCTGGCCGTGTCCCCGCCCGCGCTGACCAGCACCACAGCCGTCGCGTTGCCCGGCGGCAGCGGCCCGGTGCCGTACCGCCGCGCGAGACACCGCTCGGCGACCGCCACCACCAGCGGCGCGAACGCCGAGTGCACGAACCCCGGCACCCCCGCAGGCCCCGTATCCCCGTCCCCGTCCTCGGGCCACCGCGCCTCCGCGTCGTTGCGCGATCTTGCGGTTGGTGCCCGCTCGGCGGGCGTTGTGCCCGTTTCGCCGGGGCCGGGAGTGCAAGATCGCGGGGAGCCGGGGTGGGGGGTGGGGGCGGTCATGCGGCGCTCACCAGGAGGGCCGTGTTGGCGCCGCCGAAGGCGGCGTTGAGGGTCAGGGCGTGCTCGGTGCGCGCGGGGCGCGGAGCGTCGCGGATGACGTCCAGCGGGCACTGCGGGTCGGGGCCGAGCCAGCCGGCGGTGACCGGCAGCTTGCCGTGCCGCAGGGCCAGCACGGTGACCAGCAGTTCCAGCAGCCCGGATGCCTCCAGCGCGTGCCCGTGCACCGACTTGGTGGAGCTGACCGGCAACCGCCCGGCGCCGTCGCCGAACACCCGGGTCAGCGCCGCCGCCTCGGAGGCGTCGCTGAACGGGGTGCCGGTGGCGTTGGCGTTGACGTAACCGATCGCCGCCGGGGGCAGCCCGCCGCGGCGCAGCGCCGCCTCGACCGCCCGGGCCAGGCCGAGCCCGTCCGGGTGCGGCTGGCACGCGTGGTACGCGTCCCCGGCCCGCCCCCATCCGGCCACCGTCGCCACCGTCTCGGCGCCCCGCCGGGCGGCGGCGCCCGCCGACTCCAGCACCACGGCCGCCACCCCGTCACCGAGCAGCAGGCCCTTGCGGCCGGCGCTGAACGGGCGTACCGCGCCGTCGGCGGCGAGCGCCCGGCCGGCGTCGAAGAGCGCGTACTGGTCCGGTTCGACCAGGTAACCGGCCGCGACCACGACCCGTTCCACCTCACCCCGGCGGATCAGCGCGGCGGCGTCGGCGACAGCGGTGCTCGCCGACACGCAGGCTGTGGTGTAGACCCGGGTACGCCCGCCCAGGCCGCACCGCCCGGCCAGGTGACCGGCGAGCGCCGGCACCGTCGGCGCGTCCCGCCCCTCGGGTACGGGCAGCGAGGGCGGCCCGCCGTGGGTGGCCAGGAACAGCGCCGACTCCGCGCGCCCGGCCCGGTCCAGCCCGGCGGCCCGGGCGGCGGAGTCGATGGCGTCGGCCAGCTCGTCGGCGAGCGTGCCGACCTCCGGCAGGGTGGCCGCCACGGTGACCCGGCGGCCGGTGGTGTCGAAACGGCGCACCGGCGCGAACGCCGGGGCGCCGGTGAGCACCCCGGCCAGCAGCGCGTCCGCGCCCCTGCCGAGGGCGCTGAGCGCGTACGTGCCGGTGATCCGTACGGTTTCCCGCTCAGCCATCTGCGGGTGCGGTCAGCGAGCCGCGGAACACCGCAAGCGCGTCGTCGACGGTGCGGATGCCGGCGAGCTGGTCGTCGCTCAGGTCCAGCCGGCGGTCGTAGCGTTGCTCGACCATGTGCACCAGCCAGGCCAGTTCCATCGAGCCGAGCCGGTCCGGCACCTGGTCGACGGGCTTCGCGGTCAGTTCGGCGAGCATGCTCAGCAGGTCAGCTCGCCCCAGGTCGGGCTGACCGGACATCAGGACTTGTCGCTGTTCGCGGCCACCCGGTCGGTGACCATCGTGGTGAACTCGCCGACCGTCATCAACGCCAGCTTCTCCGACTCGTCGTCGGCGAACTTCAGGCCGTACCGGTCCTCGACGCGGACCGCGAGGTCGGCCAGGGCCAGCGACTCCAGGTCGACGCCGGAGGGGCCGAGCGTGGTGTCGTCGTCGAGCTCCTCCACGTCGTAGTTCATGTCGGCGAGCTGCTCGACGACGAAGGTGCGGACCTCGTCTCGCATGGATTCAGACCTCATTTCCGTGAACCAGCTGACGGTGCCCGGTCGGGACACCGCGTGCGTGTGGTCCGGGGTCACCGGCGGTCAGCGGACGCTGACGCGGTGCCGGCTCGGGCGCGCTGGTGGCGCGTTGCCCGGCCGGACCGGGGTGGGAATCGGGGTGGGCCGGACGCCCGGCGGGCGGCCGGTGGTGCTCGGACAGCGGGCCGGTCACGAGGCGGCGTCCCGCAGGGCCGGGACCGACCGGACCAGCTTTCCGGTGGTGGTGCGGGGCATCTGGTCGAGCAGATGCAGTGTGCGGGGACGCTTGAAGCCGGCCAGCCGCTCGGCGATCAGCTTGTCGAGCGTCTCCTCGCTCAGCGAGCCGTCGGTCTGGACGTACGCGGTGATGCCGTCGTCCCAGACCACCACCGCGGCGGTCACGCCGGGCAGCCCGGCCACAGTGGCCTCCACCTCGGTCAGGTCGACCTTCAGGCCGCCCACCGACACCTGCGAGTCGAGCCGGCCCTTGATGGTGACCAGGCCGGTGTCCGGGTCGACCACCCCGGCGTCGCGGGTGTGCAGCCAGCCGTCGGACCAGCGGGTCGGGTCGGCCAGCCCCACGTACGGGTTGTCCGGGCAGCT
This genomic window contains:
- a CDS encoding beta-ketoacyl synthase chain length factor, encoding MPGFVHSAFAPLVVAVAERCLARRYGTGPLPPGNATAVVLVSAGGDTASAAHVRAAVAAGDRIGPLFFFQSVPNSVAGHVAARWGLDGPVVCLSPTGDARAEGEAEADLLLYDGDAAQALLILIELAPDGTPGEATAVLLGEGTRQ
- a CDS encoding beta-ketoacyl-[acyl-carrier-protein] synthase family protein; protein product: MAERETVRITGTYALSALGRGADALLAGVLTGAPAFAPVRRFDTTGRRVTVAATLPEVGTLADELADAIDSAARAAGLDRAGRAESALFLATHGGPPSLPVPEGRDAPTVPALAGHLAGRCGLGGRTRVYTTACVSASTAVADAAALIRRGEVERVVVAAGYLVEPDQYALFDAGRALAADGAVRPFSAGRKGLLLGDGVAAVVLESAGAAARRGAETVATVAGWGRAGDAYHACQPHPDGLGLARAVEAALRRGGLPPAAIGYVNANATGTPFSDASEAAALTRVFGDGAGRLPVSSTKSVHGHALEASGLLELLVTVLALRHGKLPVTAGWLGPDPQCPLDVIRDAPRPARTEHALTLNAAFGGANTALLVSAA
- a CDS encoding acyl carrier protein; amino-acid sequence: MRDEVRTFVVEQLADMNYDVEELDDDTTLGPSGVDLESLALADLAVRVEDRYGLKFADDESEKLALMTVGEFTTMVTDRVAANSDKS